A stretch of DNA from Bacillus sp. FJAT-45350:
AAGTAAGCCTCGAAATGTATTGATGACGGTGAGTGAATTTGAAGAAACAATTTTAAATAATGAATAATTAGGCAATCAAACCTTGTGTTCTTTTTTAGAGTTATATATGATAAAGATAGAGTAAGGTGTTCCTATTGCTCCGCTTTAAAAAGTTCTAAGTGGAGTTGTTCAAGTGAGTTAGATAAGAAATATGACAAGATGAATAAGGATTTATGTGAATCGGAAGTAAAAAATACAGTTTACTTTGAGGTGATGATTATGCACACGGTTCAGCTTTCCTATTTACTAGAGTCAGTTTCTTCAGACTCAAACTATCTATCTCTGTTAACTGGAAGTGAAAAGTCCTTCTCTATTGTGTTGAAGAGGAACAAATCGTCTTTAACAGATTCAGATCTTAAAGAGATAGTAGAGGCAGTCATAATGGAGAACACGAAAGACGTATACGTTCATTAATAACATGATAAAAACGAGGTTGCTTCAAAAGTTGAAAGTTGACTTATGAAGCAGCCTCGATCCTTTTTACCCAATAGTAGTGGTAGAAAAGGTAAGGAGTAATGAGAATGAAAGAAATTGAGCTTAAATTGCAAGGGAAAATAAATAGACTAACGAATAAAACATTCAAATTTGACGAGAGAGTAAAAGATGGATGGTTTTCTGCTGTTTATTTTTTGAAGACTCGTGAAATTATTGAAAGGCAATGTAAAGATAATATTGTAACTATGCAATTTTTCCAGAAAACTCATGCGATTCTTTGTGGAACTGATGAGGTAATTGCCCTTATTAAGACCTTTGCAAAAGAACCTAATGATCTTGTGATTCATTCTTTAAAAGATGGGGATAAGATTGAGCCTTATGAAACAGTGTTAACAATTACAGGTCCTTATCAAAATTTTGGATATTTAGAAGGGATTATTGATGGCATCTTTGCTCGCCGGACATCGGTTGCAACAAATGTATACAATGTAATGAAGGCAGCTAGGAAATCTGGTATTCAGAAGCCTATTATTTTTATGGGTGACCGAGATGATCACTTTACTCAGCAATCAGGTGATGGGTATGCAGCTTATATAGGGGGTTCAAAAGCTCAAGCTACTCATGCAATGTCTGAATGGTGGGGGAAGAAAGGGATGGGTACGATGCCTCACGCTTTACTACAGTTGTTTGAAGGTGATGTAGTAGCAGCTACTAAAGCATATCAAGAAACCTTTCCTGAGGACGAGATAATGGCTTTAGTTGATTATAATAACGATGTCATTACTGATTCCTTACATGTTGCTAGAGCCTTCAATGAGGAATTAAAAGGAGTTCGTGTCGATACATCTAGAACGATGGTCGATCAATACTTTTGTCGGAACCCTGAGGTAATGGGGGCATTTGACCCAAGAGGAGTCAATCCCACTCTTTTATTTGCATTGAGAGAAGCGTTGGACTCTGAAGGGTATGAGCATGTAAAGATTATCGCTACTGGTGGATTTAATGCTGAGCGAATTTCTGAGTACGAAGAAAAGAAGGTTCCCGTAGATATATACGGTGTTGGGAGCAGTCTCTTAAAAATATCAATCGCGTTTACTGGAGATAATGTATTATTGAATGGTGAAAGAGAAGCTAAAGCAGGGAGACAATACAAAAGTAACCCACGTTTAGAATTAGAAATGTAATCATAGATTTTAGACCTACCTTTATTGAAAGAGGCCGCTGAAAAAAGTGTGATTTTCACTTTTTCAGCGGCTTTTAAGTAATGTGCGAAGCCATTACCACTTCTCGAATCGTCTAGATTGGACTTTTTAATTGCTCTTTTATTGAAAAGGTGGGTCTTTTCTTGTTCTTTATACATATACTATTTGATGAAGGTGTAAATTTACTCTTTGTAAGATTTGATTATGTTATCTTTAGCAGATTACACTTTCTTTAGTATATTTTGTTGAATAGTAAGAAGCAATTGGTGCCAACGCTTTTTTCTGCTATAATAGGAAAATGCATGATTTATAATATTAAATACATAATACTTAATAAAAGTAAAAAGGAAGAAATGAGCGTTTTTTTCATTACAAATTCTCGTCCAGCAAGT
This window harbors:
- a CDS encoding nicotinate phosphoribosyltransferase; this translates as MKEIELKLQGKINRLTNKTFKFDERVKDGWFSAVYFLKTREIIERQCKDNIVTMQFFQKTHAILCGTDEVIALIKTFAKEPNDLVIHSLKDGDKIEPYETVLTITGPYQNFGYLEGIIDGIFARRTSVATNVYNVMKAARKSGIQKPIIFMGDRDDHFTQQSGDGYAAYIGGSKAQATHAMSEWWGKKGMGTMPHALLQLFEGDVVAATKAYQETFPEDEIMALVDYNNDVITDSLHVARAFNEELKGVRVDTSRTMVDQYFCRNPEVMGAFDPRGVNPTLLFALREALDSEGYEHVKIIATGGFNAERISEYEEKKVPVDIYGVGSSLLKISIAFTGDNVLLNGEREAKAGRQYKSNPRLELEM